A single genomic interval of Streptomyces graminofaciens harbors:
- a CDS encoding MmcQ/YjbR family DNA-binding protein, producing MTPEDLRAFCLSFNEAVEDFPFRPEISVFKVLGKMFALSWTDQRPLKVNLKCDPEDAVRQRGEHPGLIAPGYHMNKRHWNTVTVDGELPDQLVRELIEDSYDLVVAGLPRADRLRLDRP from the coding sequence GTGACCCCGGAGGACCTGCGCGCCTTCTGTCTGTCCTTCAACGAGGCCGTCGAGGACTTCCCCTTCCGCCCCGAGATCTCCGTCTTCAAGGTGCTGGGCAAGATGTTCGCGCTGAGCTGGACGGACCAGCGGCCCCTGAAGGTCAACCTCAAGTGCGACCCCGAGGACGCGGTCCGGCAGCGCGGCGAGCACCCCGGTCTGATCGCTCCCGGCTACCACATGAACAAACGCCACTGGAACACGGTGACGGTCGACGGCGAGCTCCCGGACCAGCTGGTCCGGGAGCTCATCGAGGACTCGTACGACCTGGTCGTGGCCGGTCTGCCGAGAGCGGACCGGCTGCGCCTGGACCGTCCCTGA
- a CDS encoding hemolysin family protein — MSASLLTGAVALVVVAWLAACAEAGLAVMSSFRAEEAVRSGRRGSAKLAQVTADPTRYLNLALLVRVACEMAAAALVTYACLQEFDRTGQALAIAIGVMVLVSYVAVGVSPRTIGRQHPLNTATAAAYVLLPLARIMGPIPPLLILLGNALTPGKGFRRGPFASEAELRAMVDLAEKESLIEAEERRMVHSVFELGDTLVREVMVPRTDLVAIERYKTIRQALTLALRSGFSRIPVTGENEDDIVGIVYLKDLARKTHISRDAESELVSTAMRPAVFVPDTKNAGDLLREMQQERNHVAVVIDEYGGTAGIVTIEDILEEIVGEITDEYDRELPPVEELGEDRYRVTARLDITDLGELYGLDAYDDEDVETVGGLLAKALGRVPIAGASSVVELPDQRELRLTAEAAAGRRNKIVTVLVEPVGPAGAVDGEKKESE; from the coding sequence ATGAGCGCTTCGCTTCTCACCGGCGCGGTCGCCCTGGTCGTCGTCGCCTGGCTCGCCGCCTGCGCGGAGGCCGGCCTCGCGGTCATGTCCAGCTTCCGCGCCGAGGAGGCCGTACGGTCCGGTCGGCGCGGCAGCGCCAAGCTCGCCCAGGTCACGGCCGACCCCACGCGCTACCTCAATCTGGCCCTGCTGGTCCGCGTGGCCTGCGAGATGGCCGCCGCCGCGCTGGTCACCTACGCCTGCCTCCAGGAGTTCGACCGGACAGGGCAGGCCCTGGCCATCGCCATCGGCGTCATGGTCCTCGTCTCCTACGTCGCCGTCGGCGTCTCGCCGCGCACGATCGGCCGCCAGCACCCGCTGAACACGGCCACGGCGGCGGCCTACGTGCTGCTGCCGCTCGCCCGCATCATGGGCCCGATCCCGCCCCTGCTGATTCTGCTCGGCAACGCGCTCACCCCCGGCAAGGGCTTCCGCCGCGGCCCCTTCGCCTCCGAGGCCGAGCTGCGCGCGATGGTCGACCTCGCCGAGAAGGAGTCCCTGATCGAGGCCGAGGAGCGCCGCATGGTGCACTCGGTCTTCGAGCTGGGCGACACCCTCGTACGCGAGGTCATGGTCCCGAGGACCGACCTGGTCGCCATCGAGCGCTACAAGACCATCCGCCAGGCCCTCACGCTCGCCCTGCGCTCCGGCTTCTCGCGCATACCGGTCACGGGTGAGAACGAGGACGACATCGTCGGGATCGTCTATCTGAAGGACCTGGCCCGCAAGACGCACATCAGCCGGGACGCCGAGAGTGAACTGGTGTCCACGGCCATGCGCCCCGCCGTCTTCGTCCCCGACACGAAGAACGCCGGCGACCTGCTCCGCGAGATGCAGCAGGAGCGCAACCACGTCGCCGTCGTCATCGACGAGTACGGCGGCACGGCCGGCATCGTCACCATCGAGGACATCCTCGAGGAGATCGTCGGCGAGATCACCGACGAGTACGACCGTGAACTGCCGCCGGTCGAGGAGCTGGGCGAGGACCGTTACAGGGTCACCGCCCGCCTCGACATCACCGACCTCGGCGAGCTGTACGGCCTGGACGCGTACGACGACGAGGACGTGGAGACGGTGGGCGGGCTGCTCGCCAAGGCGCTGGGCCGCGTCCCGATCGCCGGCGCCTCGTCGGTCGTCGAGTTGCCGGACCAGCGGGAGCTGCGGCTCACGGCGGAGGCCGCGGCCGGCCGCCGGAACAAGATCGTCACGGTGCTGGTGGAGCCGGTCGGGCCCGCCGGAGCCGTGGACGGGGAGAAGAAGGAGTCCGAGTGA
- a CDS encoding carbohydrate kinase family protein, protein MTASKGERPYLRPQVDPLMGLRTPDDPPWDVYLTGTVFLDIIFTGLDSAPVRGTESWARGMGQSPGGVANMATALARLGLRTSLAAAFGDDHYGEYCWDTLERGEGIDLSASRTVPGWHSPVTVSMAYEGERTMVSHGHAAPPEEPAPECPPRARAAVASLEPGVHSPWITQAAREGTRIFADVGWDETGAWDLAGLADLGHCEAFLPNADEAMRYTRAECPRAAAHALTEHVPLAVVTLGSEGAYAVDGRTGETAEVPAIAVEALDPTGAGDVFVAGFVAGTLADWPLADRLAFAGLTAALSVQEFGGSLSAPGWAEIAAWWRRVQSLEGQDPAALRRYSFLEDLLPKEAAKPWPLRRAVPTIGFRHSA, encoded by the coding sequence GTGACCGCGTCCAAGGGAGAGCGCCCGTACCTCCGGCCCCAGGTGGACCCCCTCATGGGTCTGCGAACGCCGGACGACCCGCCCTGGGACGTGTACCTGACCGGCACCGTCTTCCTCGACATCATCTTCACCGGCCTCGACTCCGCCCCGGTGCGCGGCACCGAGTCCTGGGCGCGCGGCATGGGCCAGAGCCCCGGCGGCGTCGCGAACATGGCCACGGCCCTGGCCCGCCTGGGGCTGAGAACCTCCCTCGCGGCGGCCTTCGGCGACGACCACTACGGCGAGTACTGCTGGGACACCCTGGAGCGCGGCGAGGGCATCGACCTGTCCGCGTCCCGTACGGTCCCGGGCTGGCACTCCCCCGTCACGGTCTCCATGGCGTACGAGGGGGAGCGCACGATGGTCTCCCACGGGCACGCGGCGCCCCCGGAGGAGCCCGCGCCGGAGTGCCCGCCCCGCGCCCGCGCCGCCGTCGCCTCCCTCGAACCCGGCGTGCACTCCCCCTGGATCACACAGGCCGCACGCGAGGGCACCCGGATCTTCGCGGACGTCGGCTGGGACGAGACCGGCGCCTGGGATCTGGCCGGGCTCGCCGACCTCGGACACTGCGAGGCGTTCCTGCCGAACGCCGACGAGGCCATGCGCTACACCCGCGCCGAGTGCCCCCGCGCCGCCGCCCACGCCCTCACCGAGCACGTACCGCTGGCGGTGGTGACGCTGGGCTCGGAGGGGGCGTACGCGGTGGACGGGCGTACCGGCGAGACCGCGGAGGTGCCGGCGATCGCCGTGGAGGCGCTCGACCCCACGGGGGCGGGCGATGTGTTCGTCGCCGGTTTCGTGGCCGGCACCCTGGCGGACTGGCCGCTGGCGGACCGGCTGGCCTTCGCCGGTCTCACGGCCGCGCTCTCCGTCCAGGAGTTCGGCGGTTCACTCTCCGCCCCGGGCTGGGCCGAGATCGCCGCCTGGTGGCGCCGGGTGCAGTCGTTGGAGGGCCAGGACCCGGCCGCCCTGCGCCGGTACTCCTTCCTGGAGGACCTGCTCCCGAAGGAGGCCGCCAAACCGTGGCCCCTGCGCCGCGCGGTCCCCACGATCGGCTTCCGCCACTCGGCCTGA
- the ybeY gene encoding rRNA maturation RNase YbeY, with translation MSIDVNNESGTEVDEQAILDIARYALARMRIHPLSELSVIVVDADAMEQLHIQWMDLPGPTDVMSFPMDELRPPSKDDDEPPQGLLGDIVLCPEVAERQGKEAPTQHSMDEELQLLTVHGVLHLLGYDHEEPDEKAEMFGLQAAIVDGWRAEKGHTGPSPAPTVS, from the coding sequence ATGTCGATCGACGTCAACAACGAGTCCGGAACCGAGGTCGACGAGCAGGCGATCCTCGACATCGCCCGCTACGCGCTCGCACGGATGCGCATCCACCCGCTCTCCGAGCTCTCGGTGATCGTCGTGGACGCCGACGCCATGGAGCAGCTGCACATCCAGTGGATGGACCTGCCGGGGCCCACGGACGTCATGTCCTTCCCGATGGACGAGCTGCGGCCGCCGTCGAAGGACGACGACGAGCCCCCGCAGGGCCTGCTCGGCGACATCGTGCTCTGCCCCGAGGTCGCCGAACGGCAGGGCAAGGAAGCGCCCACGCAGCACTCCATGGACGAGGAGCTCCAGCTCCTCACCGTCCACGGAGTGCTGCACCTGCTCGGGTACGACCACGAGGAGCCCGACGAGAAGGCCGAGATGTTCGGCCTCCAGGCTGCCATCGTGGACGGCTGGCGCGCGGAGAAGGGCCACACCGGCCCGTCCCCGGCTCCGACCGTGTCATGA
- a CDS encoding MFS transporter — MSPRATTPPWPLVALFTAGYLAAYLLPTTVGRLDSALPLTATEAGAVGSALLLGSAMAGFTLAARVDRIGPGRLARAGLLLAAAGYGTAALTTALPVVVVGSVLGGFGSGTATAVAARGIAAQRDPHRVSTLGLLGVSALAGALYLTIPQLGPGHGLPLAALALTALLTWPATSRLTTTTAVRAAQDNGPLPHRRSGLTLAVTLLLWSLAQNSLWGVSGRIGTTQAGLSEVTVGAVFATALGAGLLGVLGAGALGARLGRALPIGGGTALIAACIVLSASATGLTTFATGEIAWNVLYPVVLSYLIGLAASLDPRGRWAVLIGSASSLGTAAGPLTGSLLSAHAGFPAMGTVLAIGLLLIAVPMTVVARRTTTTTHATYRGQETVEQLEQTEYRPVA, encoded by the coding sequence GTGTCCCCCCGCGCCACCACCCCGCCGTGGCCCCTCGTCGCCCTTTTCACGGCTGGGTATCTCGCCGCGTATCTCCTGCCCACCACGGTGGGCAGACTCGACTCGGCCCTCCCCCTCACCGCCACCGAGGCGGGTGCTGTCGGCAGTGCGCTGCTGCTGGGCTCGGCCATGGCGGGCTTCACCCTCGCCGCCCGGGTGGACCGGATCGGCCCCGGTCGGCTCGCCCGCGCGGGGCTGCTGCTGGCCGCCGCCGGGTACGGCACCGCCGCGCTCACCACCGCCCTGCCCGTGGTCGTCGTCGGCTCGGTCCTCGGCGGCTTCGGCTCGGGCACGGCGACCGCCGTCGCCGCGAGGGGCATCGCCGCGCAGCGCGACCCGCACCGGGTCTCTACGCTCGGTCTGCTGGGCGTCTCCGCCCTGGCCGGCGCGCTGTATCTGACGATCCCCCAACTGGGCCCCGGCCACGGCCTCCCCCTGGCGGCGCTGGCCCTCACGGCCCTGCTCACCTGGCCCGCGACGAGCCGGCTGACCACCACCACGGCCGTCAGGGCCGCCCAGGACAACGGCCCCCTCCCCCACCGCCGTTCCGGCCTGACCCTGGCCGTCACCCTCCTGCTGTGGTCCCTCGCCCAGAACTCCCTCTGGGGCGTCAGCGGCCGTATCGGCACCACCCAGGCCGGGCTCTCCGAGGTCACCGTCGGCGCGGTGTTCGCGACGGCGCTCGGCGCGGGTCTGCTGGGTGTGCTGGGGGCGGGTGCGCTGGGCGCGCGTCTGGGCCGTGCGCTGCCCATCGGCGGCGGCACGGCGCTCATCGCGGCGTGCATCGTGCTGAGCGCCTCCGCGACCGGCCTCACGACCTTCGCGACGGGTGAGATCGCCTGGAACGTGCTCTACCCGGTCGTGCTGTCGTATCTGATCGGCCTCGCCGCCTCGCTCGACCCGCGCGGCCGGTGGGCGGTCCTGATCGGCTCCGCGTCCTCGCTCGGTACGGCGGCCGGCCCGTTGACCGGCAGCCTGCTCTCCGCCCACGCGGGCTTCCCGGCGATGGGCACGGTCCTGGCCATCGGCCTGCTGCTGATCGCGG
- a CDS encoding long-chain-fatty-acid--CoA ligase, giving the protein MSLSVAAVLAESALRRPDHPAVVFDSRKFSYRDLWAGARRYAAVLRDHGIGPDDKVALLLPNTPHFPMAYFGVLALGAVAVPVHALLRADEIAYVLRDSGAKALICAAPLLPEGGRGAAATGTPVFTVAKEENQESGGPPRLDALAESATPIERYVPRAPGDLAVVLYTSGTTGRPKGAMITHLNVVMNVTTTLHSPFDFRPDDVLLGALPLFHTFGQICGMSTCFQAGATLVLMPRFDARQALDLMGSEHCTLFMGVPTMYLALLAEARADPRPTKLDRAFSGGAALPVKVLDEFEATFGCPVYEGYGLTETSPVVAYNQKAWPRRPGTVGRPIWGVDVEIARADVEDAIELLPAGERGEVVIRGHNVMAGYLNRPEATARAIVDGWFRSGDIGVKDADGCLTIVDRKKDMVLRGGYNVYPREVEEVLTRHPAIDQVAVIGIPHEVHGEEVYAVVVARPGTKQDAALAAEIVAWAKERMAAYKYPREVLFVDAFPLGPSGKVLKRELIARVAHPG; this is encoded by the coding sequence ATGTCCCTGTCCGTAGCCGCCGTACTCGCCGAGTCCGCCCTGCGCCGCCCGGACCACCCGGCGGTCGTCTTCGACTCGCGGAAGTTCTCGTACCGCGACCTGTGGGCCGGCGCCCGGCGTTACGCCGCCGTGCTGCGCGACCACGGCATCGGCCCCGACGACAAGGTCGCCCTGCTCCTGCCCAACACACCGCACTTCCCGATGGCGTACTTCGGCGTCCTCGCCCTCGGCGCGGTGGCCGTACCGGTGCACGCGCTGCTCCGGGCCGACGAGATCGCCTACGTCCTGCGCGACTCCGGCGCGAAGGCGCTGATCTGCGCCGCGCCCCTGCTGCCCGAGGGCGGCAGAGGCGCGGCGGCCACCGGCACCCCCGTGTTCACCGTGGCTAAGGAGGAGAACCAGGAGAGCGGGGGTCCGCCGCGTCTCGACGCGCTCGCGGAGTCGGCCACGCCCATCGAGCGGTACGTCCCGCGCGCCCCCGGTGACCTCGCGGTCGTCCTCTACACCTCAGGCACCACCGGGCGCCCCAAGGGGGCGATGATCACCCATCTCAACGTCGTGATGAACGTGACCACGACGCTGCACTCACCGTTCGACTTCCGGCCCGACGACGTGCTGCTCGGCGCGCTGCCGCTGTTCCACACCTTCGGCCAGATCTGCGGGATGAGCACCTGCTTCCAGGCGGGTGCGACTCTGGTGCTGATGCCGAGGTTCGACGCACGCCAGGCGCTCGACCTCATGGGGAGCGAGCACTGCACGCTGTTCATGGGCGTCCCGACCATGTATCTGGCACTGCTCGCCGAGGCCCGGGCCGACCCCCGGCCGACGAAGCTGGACCGCGCGTTCTCGGGCGGCGCGGCGCTGCCGGTGAAGGTGCTCGACGAGTTCGAGGCGACGTTCGGCTGCCCGGTCTACGAGGGCTACGGCCTGACCGAGACCTCTCCGGTGGTGGCCTACAACCAGAAGGCGTGGCCGCGCAGACCGGGCACCGTGGGCAGACCGATCTGGGGTGTCGACGTCGAGATCGCCAGAGCGGACGTCGAGGACGCGATCGAACTGCTGCCCGCCGGTGAGCGGGGCGAGGTCGTCATCCGGGGGCACAACGTGATGGCCGGCTATCTGAACCGGCCCGAGGCGACCGCCAGGGCGATCGTGGACGGCTGGTTCCGCTCCGGCGACATCGGCGTCAAGGACGCCGACGGCTGTCTGACCATCGTCGACCGCAAGAAGGACATGGTGCTGCGCGGCGGCTACAACGTGTACCCCCGCGAGGTGGAGGAGGTGCTGACCCGCCACCCGGCGATCGACCAGGTCGCCGTCATCGGCATCCCGCACGAGGTCCATGGCGAGGAGGTGTACGCGGTGGTCGTGGCCCGGCCGGGCACGAAGCAGGACGCCGCGCTCGCCGCGGAGATCGTGGCCTGGGCGAAGGAACGGATGGCGGCGTACAAGTACCCGCGCGAGGTGCTGTTCGTCGACGCCTTCCCCCTCGGCCCCAGCGGAAAGGTCCTCAAGAGGGAACTGATCGCCCGGGTCGCCCACCCCGGGTGA
- a CDS encoding PhoH family protein: MTQTPTAQTPAQGKARAQFTVPAAHPMVTVLGSGDSLLRVIEKAFPAVDIHVRGNEISAVGDALEVALVQRMFDEMMLVLRTGQPMTEDAVERSIAMLRASDNGQSDGQETPAEVLTQNILSSRGRTIRPKTLNQKRYVDAIDKHTIVFGIGPAGTGKTYLAMAKAVQALQSKQVNRIILTRPAVEAGERLGFLPGTLYEKIDPYLRPLYDALHDMLDPDSIPRLMAAGTIEVAPLAYMRGRTLNDAFIILDEAQNTSPEQMKMFLTRLGFDSKIVITGDVTQVDLPNGTKSGLRQVQDILEGLDDVHFSRLSSQDVVRHKLVGRIVDAYEKYDSANGTENGTHKGDRPKASGHGHKGK; this comes from the coding sequence ATGACTCAGACACCCACAGCTCAGACCCCCGCGCAGGGGAAGGCGAGAGCGCAGTTCACCGTCCCGGCGGCCCACCCCATGGTCACCGTGCTGGGTTCGGGCGACTCCCTCCTGCGCGTGATCGAGAAGGCCTTCCCGGCGGTCGACATCCACGTCCGGGGCAATGAGATCAGCGCGGTCGGCGACGCCCTCGAAGTCGCTCTCGTCCAGCGCATGTTCGACGAGATGATGCTGGTGCTCCGCACCGGACAGCCGATGACGGAGGACGCAGTGGAACGCTCGATCGCCATGCTGAGAGCCAGTGACAACGGGCAGAGCGACGGCCAGGAGACCCCGGCCGAGGTGCTGACACAGAACATCCTGTCCTCGCGCGGCCGCACGATCCGCCCCAAGACGCTCAACCAGAAGCGGTACGTCGACGCCATCGACAAGCACACCATCGTCTTCGGCATCGGCCCCGCCGGCACCGGCAAGACCTACCTGGCCATGGCCAAGGCCGTCCAGGCCCTGCAGTCCAAGCAGGTCAACCGCATCATCCTGACCCGCCCGGCGGTCGAGGCCGGCGAACGCCTCGGCTTCCTCCCCGGCACGCTGTACGAGAAGATCGACCCGTACCTGCGCCCGCTGTACGACGCGCTGCACGACATGCTCGACCCGGACTCGATCCCCCGCCTGATGGCGGCCGGAACGATCGAGGTCGCGCCTCTGGCGTACATGCGTGGTCGCACGCTCAACGACGCCTTCATCATCCTCGACGAGGCCCAGAACACCTCGCCCGAGCAGATGAAGATGTTCCTCACCCGCCTCGGCTTCGACTCGAAGATCGTGATCACGGGTGACGTGACGCAGGTCGACCTGCCGAACGGCACGAAGTCGGGTCTGCGTCAGGTCCAGGACATCCTGGAAGGCCTCGACGACGTGCACTTCTCGCGGCTGTCGTCGCAGGATGTCGTACGGCACAAGCTGGTCGGCCGTATCGTCGACGCGTACGAGAAGTACGACAGCGCGAACGGCACCGAGAACGGCACGCACAAGGGCGACCGCCCCAAGGCGTCCGGGCACGGGCACAAGGGGAAGTAG